The genome window AGGGCTGATGTTTTCCAGGCAGAATCTCGATATTTAAAATCTCATCATCTGGATGGACTTGAATCAAGCCGGTTGGACTAGGATAAAAGACGTTAGTAGAAACCCAGCGACTTATAGTTTCTTCGATTTCGTGGCGATCTTTAGGGCTGAGATCTTGGACAATTTTTCGGCTTTCATCATTAACGCCAAAAAAATTTTGGCAATTTCAGTGCCATTCAAAAAAGCACAAATCTCTTTTTTAACCTTATTATTAAAAAACTCTTTGTATTCAATTACTTCGTTTTCAGCAGGCAAAATATCGTTAGTCATGTTTATATAGTATCAAAAAAAGTTAGAAATAAGAAGGGATCATCGATGACCTTAATAGCTGCACATGTATCGTGTATAATAAATAAAAAAGAACAACTTAAATAGAAGTTCTTTATACTCCCAGAAATGAATAAGGAGACAAGATGCATAATCAACAAGTGCGACAAAAAGGAAGAAGCTGTCTGGAGTTTGCTGAGAACTACACTTTAATTGATCTAGAGACTACCGGAATGGTGCCAAATCGCGATCGAATTATTGAAGTTGGTGGACTCAAGGTCAAAAATAATGAGGTAATTTCGGAATTTTCTTCATTGGTGAAATATCCAGGGGATAATTCGGTATCCGACGAAGTTATTCAAATCCATGGAATTACTCAGGCGATGCTTGAGGAATCGGGGGAGCCGTATGAAAAAGTGTTTCGGGAATTTAAAGATTTTATCGGTCGTGATTTGATCGTTGGATTTAATGTAAATTTTGATCTGAATTTTCTTTATGATGGATTTTTGGCTCTGTTCAACGAAAAATTAACCAATGATTTTGTTGATGTACTCAGAATTGCGCGCCGTTTTTATCCAAACGAGCGGCATAATCGCTTGGCCGACTGCATTGTTCGCCTTGATCCCGATCATTTTCAAACCCATCGTAGTTTAGATGATTGCTACGACACCAAGCGCATTTTTGACTACTATCGATCTCATGACGATGGCAGTTTGTTGGTAAACAAATTGGCAAAAGGGCGAGTTCACCTAGATTTGAGCACATTATCACCCAATGAAGATGAAATTGACGAGGAGAATCCTTTTTATGGCCGCAATATTTGTTTTACTGGAAAGCTCGATAATTTTACGCGCAAGGAGGCAGCGCAGGCAATTGTAAACATTGGCGGTCGTGCCCAAAACAAGGTGACGAGCACCACAGATTACCTTATTTTAGGAGATACGGCGTATGCGCTCCATGGACAGGGCAATGTTACCAGCAAATTAAAAAAGGCCAGAGAATATTTGACGAAGGGGCAAGATCTTACTATCATCACAGAAACAGTGTTTATTGATATGTTAAACGATCGCTTAAATGAATTGAACAACACCCTCAGCAAACATAATAGTGATTAATGGCAGGTTGCGATCGTTAAATAAAAGCTCATCAGTTATTTGAGAGCCAACTTGAAAAACATGAAAAATATCGGAAGTATTTTGAAATAATTTAAAGTTTAAAATATTTAATAGATAGATTGGGCGTTCGAGCGCTATACATTCTTCGCTATTATGCACTGAAAAATTTTCGCACTGCTTTATAAAATACTTATCAAGTGAATCTTCTGGCGGGAGTTCGTTTTGCGGTTTGAATTGAATTCGAAAAGTGATTTCGGATCCGTCTACTAAACGAACGTTTGCTTGAACGTAATCATGCGCCATATTTTCGATCGTTGGTTCCTCGAATTCGACGTACTTAACTTTTACATTGGCTGTTTCTTCGACGAGGGACGCGAAGAGCGCGTGATGATTGATCAGCTTTCTTTTGAGCCTTTTTTTATAAATTGCATTATTCATGATAGAAACTCCTTAATTTTTATTGAGGTCATTTTTAGGCCGTCAATATAAATTACGCGAAAATTTCAAAAAAACGAAAAAAAAAACCAAAATTCGTTTGAACTTTGGTTAATCAAAAATTTTATCTATAACATTGCGATAGGTTCGTGGAAAGTGTCTGGTTATCGAGACTAAAGCATGATCTCTAAATTGATTGTAATAGCGATATTTTGGATGTTTATCTGTCGACGCTCGATAAAAGACTTTGGCAAGGTCTTCAGCGGTTGCATTGCTCTCTTTACTTAGAAGCGAGAAAACCTTCATGAATTTTTTGGCGGTGTCCCCATAAGGAGAATTTTCGCTTAAATTGTCAAATCCATTTTTAAAAGCAATCTCTGACCACTGTGATTGTGTTGGTCCAGGTTGGACAATAACTGAACGAATCCCAAAGCGTCTGGATTCGCTGTCAAGGACGTCACTCCATTGGTTGAGAGCAGCTTTTGAACTGTAATACCAGCCGCCAAAAGGAGTGTAGACATCACTGGCAATTGACGAGGTATTGATAATTCTTCCGGCGTGCTGCCTGCGCATGATGGGAAGGGCAAAATGAGTTAGCTGCGAAAGTCCAAAAAGGTTAACATCGAACTGGGCTCTAGCTTTTTCTGAAGAGACTTCTTCAAGTGCTCCAAATTCGCCGTATCCAGCATTATTGATTAGAACATCAATTCGCTGCTGTTCAGTTTTGGCAGTATTTACAAAAATGCGACTCGATTCTTTGTTAGTTACGTCAAGCGCTAGCACGTTTACTCCGTAATCCTCAAGTTCTTCCATTCTTTCAACTCGGCGAGCACCAGCATAAACAATCCATCCGCGCTGAGCAAATAGTTTGGCCGTAGCAAATCCGATGCCGGATGATGCTCCGGTAATGAGTACAACTTTTTGTTTGTCTGAAGTATCCATAATTAGTCACTCATTGCGAATTTATTGGTCATTTCATTTGAAGCAATAAAGACCAATTCGCCTAAAAGTTTGTGGGATTCTTCCATAACTTCGTCAGCCATTTTTTTGTTTGCAGCTGCGAGAATCTCTGTGACCTTCTTGTCGCTCGTTTTAACCAATTCATCAGTTTCTTTGATTACTTGGTGCGCAAAACCCATTGTTTTTTCTTGGTAAGCGGCGATGGTTTGGGCTGTTTGTTTAAAATGTGGGTCAGCAATTGTTGCCATGATTCGGTTAATCCAATAGAAGCTTTCAGTCGTTGGAGTTTTTGGCGTGTGGGAAAAAGCTTCTGGCTGAGTGTCAACGTTGGTATAGATTGGCATCATTGTATTAAATGGCATTGAACCATACGCTAGCCACTGAATCGCCCGATGAGATTCTTCAACGTCGGGGCGAATTTGAAGCAAGCTAGTTTCGTTGGTGCGGTTAATTCCGATTGGTCTAAATTCGTGTTTCAAATCTGATGATCCAAAAGTTCCGTATGGGTCATAAGCGGTGTCTTGATAGTGGCTGCTGAGCACGTATTTGATATCTTCAACCGTAATTTTTCGAAATGGTCGAGTGCAAAAAGGAATGGTATCGCTCATCGGATATTGTTGAACGCTTGGCGTCAAAAAGCGCTGAATGAACCATGCACGCGGCGTGTTGTAGTGATGATCGATATCAGAATGAGATCCAAAAGCCAAACGAGCATTGAGTTTACCGTCAAGGCTTAAATCTAAATGATTCTCTTCGACCCATTCTTTTAGATCAGCACTATACATGAAATTATCAGGGTCATCGAAATTGATAACTTGGATTCCTAGTTGATTAGGAATTGTTGCATAAGCATCATCTGGCACCCTTTGAGCAACCCAGTGATGACCGCCGACAGTTTCTAAAAACCAAACTTCATCAACATCGGAAAATGCAATTCCATTGTGTTCGTAAGTTCCAAATTCTTCAAGGAGCTTGCCAGTTCTTTCAACACCCTCACGAGCAGAGTGAATATACGGTAAGACGATTGTTAAGAAATCTTCTTCTCCCAGCCCATCTTTGACCATTGGATCAGCGCCAAGCACTCGTTCGTTTGTCGTGATAGTTTCAGTAGCACTCATTGCGACGTTTTCGGAATTAATCCCAGCTTCGCCCCAAATTCCGTCTTCGTCAGTGTCGGCGTTAGGAACGCTAGTGTAGCGCATCGGATTGTCTGGCAAATCAAATTCGACTGCAGAATTTTTGGCGGTATAATGCCGTGGTTGTTTGTCTGGTGTTACTACGATAAATTTCTTGTCAGTAAAAGTTCCGGGACCACTATCCTCAGTCCGTGCGATCATAGTTGAGCCGTCGTAGCTTGCATTTTTGCCTACGAGAATCGTGGTACAAGATGTATGTTGTTTCATGAAAAAACTCCTCTTTATAATTTAATTAAGCTTTGGAGCATATTTTTGCTCCGAAAAAAATGATTATTGTGACGATTCTTAAGAACTCATGTATTTTCTAAAGAATTCTATTTCCTCGCTGGTACATTTAGTGGCAATAGGGTCGTCGAGATGAAGTTGAAAGTCGTGGAGACGCGGGGCATCGCTGTCGCCATAGGAATGAAGTTCGTGATAAATTCCTTTTGCTCTTAGGTAACCTGAGAGCAAAAACGTGCTGTCCCGTAGAAAGTCTTCAGTTGCAGTCATCAAAAAAAGCGGCGGCATCTTTGAAGTTAAATATTTCTCGGCGTTTAATTGATCATGATTTTTGATTCGAACTTCGGGTGTGAAATAAATTTCTGATGGTCCGGCCATGTAATCAGTTTGCGCCAACAAGTATGCTCCACAATTCAAAACTGCCGCTTTAATATTGAGCTTAGGAACTTGATAGCCAAAATGCTTGCGATATTCACTATTTGTATAAGCGACTAATAATTGTTCTGCCATTTGGGCTCCAGCGCTGTCGCCAATTACAAAAATATTTTTTAAATCCAGCTGATATCTTTCGGCGTGCTCGGGTTTGCAAATCCATTGAAAGACTTGGTTCAAATCTTCAAGCTCTGCTGGAAATTGCACGCTTGGTGCTAAGCGATAGCTAGCATTTACCACGGCAAAACCATATTTTGCAAGGCTTAAACAATAGATTTGATAGGTTTCTTTGGTCCCGTAAATCCAACCGCCACCATGGATATTAATAATGACGGGGATTGGACTGCCAGCTTGCCGCTCGGAAGGGAGATAAACATCGAGTAGGTTATATTTAGGATCCAGTCCGTAGAGAAGATCATTGAATTGGTCGACCTCAGGAATTTCATGAGGCAGTCCAGCTTCTCTTTTTTCATCAGTTGCTTTGAATAACGCGCGGGCAGCTTCAACTTGTTTTAAAAGTTCTTCACGAGTCAAGGATTTTCCTTCGTTGTTTTGACTTAAAAACTTTTTGATTTCTTCTGGTCCTTCCATGTTGCTCTCCTTTAGCTAAAAAACAAATTTTTCAAAAGCTTCGGCGATTCCATCATGATCATTATCGCTCGTAACAAAAGTTGCAGCTTCTTTGACTGCCGCATGAGCGTTACCCATTGCAATTGATGTGCCAGCGACTTCAAACATCGATAGATCGTTGCGCTCATCGCCAATTGCCATTATCTCGTCTTTTTGCAAATCCAGATATTGCGCTAGATCGCTGGTTGCCTGACCTTTGCTTGCTTTAGCGTTTAACACTTCGAGGAAAACAGGAGACGAACGCACGATGTAATAACCTTCGCCAAACTGGGCTTTTAATGGAGTTTCAATTTGGTCCAGTAGTTCAACTGGGCCAGTAAAAAGTGATTTAACAAGGGTGAAGTTTACAGGTAGAT of Xylocopilactobacillus apicola contains these proteins:
- a CDS encoding alpha/beta hydrolase, translated to MEGPEEIKKFLSQNNEGKSLTREELLKQVEAARALFKATDEKREAGLPHEIPEVDQFNDLLYGLDPKYNLLDVYLPSERQAGSPIPVIINIHGGGWIYGTKETYQIYCLSLAKYGFAVVNASYRLAPSVQFPAELEDLNQVFQWICKPEHAERYQLDLKNIFVIGDSAGAQMAEQLLVAYTNSEYRKHFGYQVPKLNIKAAVLNCGAYLLAQTDYMAGPSEIYFTPEVRIKNHDQLNAEKYLTSKMPPLFLMTATEDFLRDSTFLLSGYLRAKGIYHELHSYGDSDAPRLHDFQLHLDDPIATKCTSEEIEFFRKYMSS
- a CDS encoding exonuclease domain-containing protein, with the translated sequence MHNQQVRQKGRSCLEFAENYTLIDLETTGMVPNRDRIIEVGGLKVKNNEVISEFSSLVKYPGDNSVSDEVIQIHGITQAMLEESGEPYEKVFREFKDFIGRDLIVGFNVNFDLNFLYDGFLALFNEKLTNDFVDVLRIARRFYPNERHNRLADCIVRLDPDHFQTHRSLDDCYDTKRIFDYYRSHDDGSLLVNKLAKGRVHLDLSTLSPNEDEIDEENPFYGRNICFTGKLDNFTRKEAAQAIVNIGGRAQNKVTSTTDYLILGDTAYALHGQGNVTSKLKKAREYLTKGQDLTIITETVFIDMLNDRLNELNNTLSKHNSD
- a CDS encoding C69 family dipeptidase yields the protein MKQHTSCTTILVGKNASYDGSTMIARTEDSGPGTFTDKKFIVVTPDKQPRHYTAKNSAVEFDLPDNPMRYTSVPNADTDEDGIWGEAGINSENVAMSATETITTNERVLGADPMVKDGLGEEDFLTIVLPYIHSAREGVERTGKLLEEFGTYEHNGIAFSDVDEVWFLETVGGHHWVAQRVPDDAYATIPNQLGIQVINFDDPDNFMYSADLKEWVEENHLDLSLDGKLNARLAFGSHSDIDHHYNTPRAWFIQRFLTPSVQQYPMSDTIPFCTRPFRKITVEDIKYVLSSHYQDTAYDPYGTFGSSDLKHEFRPIGINRTNETSLLQIRPDVEESHRAIQWLAYGSMPFNTMMPIYTNVDTQPEAFSHTPKTPTTESFYWINRIMATIADPHFKQTAQTIAAYQEKTMGFAHQVIKETDELVKTSDKKVTEILAAANKKMADEVMEESHKLLGELVFIASNEMTNKFAMSD
- a CDS encoding SDR family NAD(P)-dependent oxidoreductase; protein product: MMDTSDKQKVVLITGASSGIGFATAKLFAQRGWIVYAGARRVERMEELEDYGVNVLALDVTNKESSRIFVNTAKTEQQRIDVLINNAGYGEFGALEEVSSEKARAQFDVNLFGLSQLTHFALPIMRRQHAGRIINTSSIASDVYTPFGGWYYSSKAALNQWSDVLDSESRRFGIRSVIVQPGPTQSQWSEIAFKNGFDNLSENSPYGDTAKKFMKVFSLLSKESNATAEDLAKVFYRASTDKHPKYRYYNQFRDHALVSITRHFPRTYRNVIDKIFD